A region from the Saccharomonospora azurea NA-128 genome encodes:
- a CDS encoding TrmH family RNA methyltransferase, whose translation MAKLIEIADAADPRLDDFRDLTTADRRPDRPGGRGLVIAEGAAVVRRLLESPYPLRAVLGVRRKLDELGDRLADVDAPVYVTSASTMSDVVGFHLNRGVLAVADRAPAPTFDDVADSSTVLAVLEGVNDHENLGAMFRNAAAFGVDGVLVGPGCADPLYRRSVRVSMGHVLRVPFTSDVVWPDSLSDLRRRGFRVAALTPRADAVALRDVCAAGTGRIALLLGSEGHGLSQSALDAADTAVRIPMASGVDSLNVATAAAVAFYELTR comes from the coding sequence GTGGCGAAGCTGATCGAGATCGCCGACGCGGCGGACCCGCGCCTGGACGACTTCCGCGACCTGACGACCGCCGACCGCCGACCCGATCGACCCGGCGGGCGCGGGTTGGTCATCGCCGAGGGAGCCGCGGTCGTGCGACGGCTGCTGGAGTCGCCGTATCCGCTGCGCGCGGTGCTCGGTGTGCGGCGCAAGCTCGACGAACTCGGCGACCGCCTCGCCGACGTCGACGCGCCCGTCTACGTCACGTCGGCGTCGACCATGTCCGACGTCGTGGGTTTCCACCTCAACCGAGGTGTCCTGGCGGTCGCGGACCGGGCTCCCGCGCCGACGTTCGACGACGTCGCCGACTCCTCGACCGTGCTCGCCGTCCTGGAGGGCGTCAACGACCACGAGAATCTCGGCGCGATGTTCCGCAACGCCGCCGCGTTCGGCGTCGACGGGGTCCTGGTGGGGCCGGGGTGCGCCGACCCGCTGTACCGGCGGAGCGTCCGGGTGTCGATGGGACACGTGCTGCGGGTGCCCTTCACGTCCGACGTCGTCTGGCCCGACTCGCTGTCGGACCTGCGGCGCCGAGGGTTTCGCGTGGCCGCTCTCACTCCCCGCGCCGACGCGGTAGCGTTGCGCGACGTGTGCGCGGCCGGGACCGGCCGGATCGCGTTGCTGCTCGGCTCGGAGGGGCACGGCCTGTCGCAGTCGGCCCTCGACGCCGCCGACACGGCGGTGCGCATCCCGATGGCGTCCGGCGTGGACTCGCTCAACGTCGCCACGGCGGCTGCTGTTGCGTTCTACGAGCTGACGAGGTGA
- a CDS encoding glutamate-cysteine ligase family protein, with the protein MGKDVSPDAVTPRDRGRYRRKVQRCLDTLARMLSDGSFTFPRKHIGLEVELNLVGEDMQPSMSNTAVLAALDDDAFTTELSQHNIELNVPPCPLDGTSALELEAMLDGYLDKAHRKADEAGALVAMIGVLPTLQSEHFDQKWLTNSARYSLLNDEILASRGEKPLLSLEGVGLPDRTPERLRSFAQSILPEAACTSVQLHLQVAPEEFAAHWNAAQCLAGVQVALGANSPFLLGKALWHETRIPLFLQATDTRPEELKNQGVRPRVWFGERWITSIFDLFEENVRYFPGLLPETDDQDPMEALESGEVPRLTELRLHNGTVWRWNRPVYDVVDGRPHLRVENRVLPAGPTVVDMVANAAFFYGAQRALAEQERPVWTQMSFQAAEENLYAGARNGFDAHLYWPGIGWIPPDELALRVLLPLAREGLRSSDVADEVADRYLGVIEQRCVRQRTGSVWQRDTVVRAEERGMDREAALAHMMARYLELSRSGEPVHSWPVD; encoded by the coding sequence ATGGGCAAGGACGTGTCACCGGACGCCGTCACCCCGAGGGACAGGGGGCGCTACCGCCGCAAGGTGCAACGCTGCCTGGACACTCTGGCGCGCATGCTCTCCGACGGCAGTTTCACGTTCCCGCGCAAGCACATCGGACTCGAGGTCGAACTGAACCTCGTCGGCGAGGACATGCAGCCCTCGATGTCCAACACCGCCGTGCTGGCCGCACTCGACGACGACGCCTTCACCACGGAGCTGTCGCAGCACAACATCGAGCTCAACGTGCCTCCGTGCCCACTCGACGGCACCTCCGCGCTGGAGCTGGAGGCGATGCTCGACGGCTACCTCGACAAAGCGCACCGGAAGGCCGACGAGGCGGGCGCGCTCGTCGCGATGATCGGCGTGCTGCCCACCCTGCAGTCGGAGCACTTCGACCAGAAGTGGCTCACCAACAGCGCGCGCTACTCGCTGCTCAACGACGAGATCCTCGCCTCGCGCGGGGAGAAGCCGCTGTTGTCGCTGGAGGGCGTCGGCCTGCCCGACCGGACACCGGAGCGGCTGCGCTCGTTCGCGCAGTCGATCCTGCCGGAGGCGGCGTGCACGTCGGTGCAGCTGCATCTACAGGTGGCGCCGGAGGAGTTCGCCGCGCACTGGAACGCCGCCCAGTGCCTCGCGGGGGTGCAGGTGGCGCTCGGCGCCAACTCCCCGTTCCTGCTCGGCAAGGCGCTGTGGCACGAGACGCGCATTCCGCTGTTCCTGCAGGCGACCGACACGCGCCCCGAGGAGTTGAAGAACCAGGGTGTCCGGCCGCGGGTGTGGTTCGGCGAACGGTGGATCACGTCGATCTTCGACCTGTTCGAGGAGAACGTGCGCTACTTCCCCGGGCTGCTGCCGGAGACCGACGACCAGGATCCGATGGAGGCGCTGGAGTCGGGCGAGGTGCCGAGGCTGACGGAGCTGCGCCTGCACAACGGCACGGTGTGGCGCTGGAACCGCCCCGTGTACGACGTGGTGGACGGTCGCCCGCACCTGCGGGTGGAGAACCGCGTGCTGCCCGCGGGCCCGACCGTGGTCGACATGGTGGCCAACGCCGCGTTCTTCTACGGCGCTCAGCGGGCGCTCGCGGAACAGGAACGGCCAGTGTGGACACAGATGTCGTTCCAGGCCGCGGAGGAGAACCTCTACGCCGGAGCCCGCAACGGATTCGACGCCCATCTGTACTGGCCGGGCATCGGTTGGATCCCGCCGGACGAGCTCGCGTTGCGCGTGCTGCTGCCGCTGGCGCGGGAGGGCCTGCGCAGTTCCGACGTCGCCGACGAGGTCGCCGACCGCTATCTCGGAGTCATCGAGCAACGGTGTGTGAGGCAACGCACCGGCAGTGTCTGGCAGCGCGACACCGTGGTGCGGGCCGAGGAACGCGGTATGGACCGGGAGGCCGCACTGGCCCACATGATGGCCCGCTACCTGGAACTGTCGCGGTCCGGCGAGCCCGTGCACTCGTGGCCGGTCGACTGA
- a CDS encoding superoxide dismutase, with translation MPTYELPDLDYDYGALEPHISGEINELHHSKHHQTYVNGANQTLEKLAAAREANDFSSIVGLETTLAFNLAGHANHVVWWKILSPNGGDKPTGELAAAIDEAFGSFDKFKAQFTAVCTTIQGNGWGALSWDPIGKTLITQQLRDHHNNLILPTTPILLVDVWEHAFYLQYKNVKPDYVNALWNVFDWAEIGRRFEDARAGRNGLLLG, from the coding sequence ATGCCCACGTACGAGCTTCCCGACCTCGATTACGACTACGGTGCCCTCGAGCCGCACATCTCCGGCGAGATCAACGAGCTGCACCACAGCAAGCACCACCAGACCTACGTCAACGGTGCGAACCAGACGCTGGAGAAGCTGGCCGCCGCGCGGGAGGCGAACGACTTCTCCTCCATCGTCGGCCTGGAGACCACGCTGGCCTTCAACCTGGCCGGCCACGCCAACCACGTCGTGTGGTGGAAGATCCTCTCGCCCAACGGCGGCGACAAGCCGACCGGCGAGCTGGCCGCCGCGATCGACGAGGCGTTCGGCTCCTTCGACAAGTTCAAGGCGCAGTTCACCGCGGTCTGCACCACCATCCAGGGCAACGGCTGGGGTGCGCTGTCGTGGGACCCGATCGGCAAGACGCTGATCACGCAGCAGCTGCGGGACCACCACAACAACCTCATCCTGCCGACCACGCCGATCCTGCTGGTCGACGTGTGGGAGCACGCGTTCTACCTGCAGTACAAGAACGTGAAGCCCGACTACGTCAACGCCCTGTGGAACGTGTTCGACTGGGCGGAGATCGGCAGGCGCTTCGAGGACGCCCGCGCCGGCCGCAACGGCCTGCTGCTGGGCTGA